One window from the genome of Deltaproteobacteria bacterium encodes:
- a CDS encoding ATP-binding protein — protein MGPVKLRHFWIDRIEEEWKRRTVVWVSGVRRAGKTVLCRTLADVEYFDCELPRVRRLMEDPEEFLRGLKGRRVVLDEIHRLGDPSQLLKIAADHYPDVSIVATGSSTLGASKKFRDTLTGRKAEVWLTPLILPDLDDFGMPDMGRRMLRGGLPPFLLARSLPERDYQEWMDAYWAKDIQELFRLERRQSFQKFFELVMAQSGGIFEATRFSRACQISAGTISNYLSVLEATFVVHVLRPFSTHRPTEIVSAPKVYGFDTGFVCYHRGWHDLRREDMGALWEHLVLNELHGRLQTRDIRYWRDKRGHEVDFVIAPRGGSPTAIECKMMASDFDPTGIKAFRRQYPEGKNYAVAHDVDRSFRRTCDAAEVEFVSLPRLIEVLSAASPVAERLTPAGNRDRRAGREKGHGKKP, from the coding sequence ATGGGTCCCGTAAAGTTGCGGCATTTCTGGATCGATCGTATCGAAGAGGAATGGAAACGGCGTACGGTCGTATGGGTTTCCGGTGTTCGCCGGGCGGGGAAGACCGTGCTGTGCCGGACGCTGGCCGACGTTGAGTACTTCGATTGCGAGCTGCCTCGCGTCAGGCGCCTGATGGAGGACCCGGAGGAGTTTCTCCGGGGCTTGAAGGGCCGCCGGGTCGTCCTCGATGAAATCCATCGACTCGGAGATCCTTCGCAACTGCTCAAGATCGCCGCCGATCACTATCCCGACGTCTCCATCGTGGCCACGGGATCCTCGACGCTTGGGGCATCGAAGAAGTTTCGGGATACGTTGACCGGCCGGAAGGCTGAAGTCTGGCTGACCCCGCTGATCCTCCCCGATCTGGACGATTTCGGTATGCCCGACATGGGTCGCCGCATGCTGCGCGGAGGTCTTCCGCCGTTTCTCCTGGCCCGAAGCCTGCCGGAGCGTGATTACCAGGAGTGGATGGACGCCTACTGGGCCAAGGACATCCAGGAGCTGTTCCGCCTGGAGCGGCGCCAGTCGTTTCAGAAGTTCTTCGAGCTGGTGATGGCGCAAAGCGGCGGGATCTTCGAGGCGACCCGGTTTTCCCGGGCATGCCAGATCAGCGCGGGCACCATTTCGAACTACCTTTCCGTCCTCGAAGCGACGTTCGTCGTCCACGTTCTGCGCCCGTTCAGCACCCATCGCCCCACGGAGATCGTTTCAGCTCCGAAGGTATACGGGTTCGACACCGGATTCGTCTGCTACCACCGGGGCTGGCACGATCTGCGCCGGGAGGATATGGGGGCGTTGTGGGAGCACCTGGTCCTGAATGAGTTGCATGGGCGTCTGCAGACGCGGGACATCCGGTATTGGCGTGACAAGCGGGGGCACGAAGTCGACTTCGTGATCGCACCGCGCGGAGGGAGCCCGACGGCCATCGAATGCAAGATGATGGCGTCGGATTTCGATCCCACCGGGATCAAGGCATTCCGGAGACAATATCCGGAAGGGAAAAATTACGCGGTCGCCCATGACGTGGACCGAAGCTTCCGGAGAACCTGCGATGCGGCGGAGGTCGAGTTTGTCAGTCTCCCGCGGCTGATTGAGGTGCTGTCCGCCGCATCGCCCGTTGCCGAACGCTTGACACCGGCCGGCAACAGGGACCGTCGGGCAGGAAGAGAGAAGGGGCATGGCAAGAAACCTTAA